Proteins from one Paenibacillus amylolyticus genomic window:
- a CDS encoding TetR/AcrR family transcriptional regulator, producing MRQKRRIEIIKSATAVFARQGFEQTTMQEIANEAILGVATIFRYFPKKEHLIVEVAANIVHSEIEILQDVLHDEGTCYEKMERIFDALVFYHQAHYQQNSKLIEAFECYVALSKTPLENLQIYQDAYDQLIHLFTDLAHLGEQDGSVRTDMNTVDTLITMMNVFGNFSKKMSMLHDTDAFNTRVDLNLQFNILKTTFLSALKA from the coding sequence TTGCGGCAGAAACGCCGAATTGAAATCATTAAATCGGCCACGGCTGTATTCGCACGGCAGGGTTTTGAGCAAACGACGATGCAGGAAATTGCAAATGAAGCGATACTGGGCGTTGCAACAATTTTCCGTTACTTTCCTAAGAAAGAACATCTTATTGTGGAGGTAGCTGCTAACATCGTGCATTCAGAAATTGAGATACTTCAAGACGTATTGCATGATGAAGGTACGTGTTATGAGAAAATGGAGCGCATTTTTGACGCTTTGGTGTTCTATCATCAAGCTCATTATCAACAGAATTCCAAACTTATAGAAGCTTTTGAATGTTATGTTGCCTTGTCTAAAACACCTTTGGAGAACTTACAGATTTATCAGGATGCATATGACCAGCTGATCCACCTGTTTACAGATCTTGCCCATTTAGGAGAACAGGATGGTTCTGTGCGGACTGATATGAATACAGTAGATACACTAATTACGATGATGAATGTATTCGGTAATTTCTCCAAAAAGATGTCCATGCTGCATGATACGGATGCATTTAATACCCGGGTAGACTTGAATCTACAATTTAACATTCTTAAAACGACGTTTCTTTCAGCGCTTAAAGCTTAA
- a CDS encoding MMPL family transporter, whose translation MAKWLYRLGAWSSRKSKKVITAGLTLLIVMAALGLGMGTSFTGEMTIPGTKSDQAAEVLKSEFPASDGGGQIRLIFKADQGLLTSEGNQSKIKRALKDVKTDLSVVSVSNPYETMTLSPDKKIGYADITYKQAPSDVGEHSKELALNIAETLTKNGVQTELGGSVAFSEIEVGGISEVIGILIAFMILAFTFTSFLAAGLPILTAVIGLGIGLMTVIVGSNFVSMSSFSITLAVMLALAVGIDYALFIISRYRQQLAEGYDRETAIAQANATAGGSVVFAGLTVIIALVGLSVVQIPFITMMGLAAAISVFVAVLIAIIFVPALLAVAGDRISPARENRWLRKWSGQKKNKTKENAWGGLITGKPWLISILSIIILSVCTLPFLHMQLGLPDSGLKSTETTERRGYDLLAEGFGAGFNGPLVVVAKTSDSKDSQTKIAEATTYIKDIPGVASVSPAIPSPSGQAAIITVLPETGPHDIRTTELVQAIRDQSKNVLKKDNVEIMVTGGTAVNIDISEKLQEALPKFALLIVGLAFVLLMLVFRSILVPIKAVAGFLFTLGSTLGFIVWVIQDGYLGSLFGIPEPGPVLSFLPILVTGILFGLAMDYEVFLVSRMREDYTHTGDAHRSVRSGLTHSGPVVTAAGLIMIAVFASFIFAEDTIIKSMGLALAFGILVDAFIVRMTLVPAVMTILGKHAWYLPKWLDRLLPNIDIEGESIMQENMKENRVTPNTKVQTETNI comes from the coding sequence ATGGCAAAATGGTTATATCGTCTCGGGGCCTGGTCTTCGAGGAAAAGTAAAAAAGTAATTACGGCAGGACTTACACTTCTCATTGTAATGGCAGCTCTCGGCCTAGGCATGGGGACTTCTTTTACAGGTGAGATGACCATACCCGGAACAAAATCCGACCAGGCCGCAGAGGTATTAAAATCCGAATTTCCCGCGTCGGATGGAGGGGGTCAGATTCGCCTGATTTTCAAAGCAGATCAGGGATTGCTCACTTCAGAGGGTAATCAATCTAAAATAAAAAGGGCGTTGAAGGATGTTAAAACGGACCTGTCCGTCGTCTCCGTTTCTAATCCATATGAAACCATGACGCTAAGTCCAGACAAAAAAATCGGATATGCTGATATTACGTATAAACAAGCGCCAAGTGACGTAGGAGAACATTCAAAAGAACTTGCATTAAATATAGCCGAAACATTAACGAAGAATGGGGTGCAGACAGAACTCGGAGGCAGTGTAGCTTTCTCAGAAATTGAGGTAGGCGGCATCTCTGAAGTCATTGGAATTTTGATTGCGTTTATGATTCTGGCCTTTACCTTCACATCATTTCTTGCAGCCGGATTACCTATTCTGACAGCAGTAATCGGTTTGGGAATTGGCTTGATGACCGTAATCGTTGGATCTAACTTTGTATCCATGTCTTCATTTTCAATCACTCTCGCTGTCATGCTTGCTTTAGCCGTAGGTATTGACTACGCGCTGTTCATAATTTCCCGGTACCGTCAACAGCTGGCCGAAGGTTATGACCGTGAGACGGCCATCGCGCAAGCCAATGCTACTGCCGGAGGATCAGTCGTTTTTGCGGGTCTGACCGTTATTATCGCCCTTGTAGGACTATCCGTTGTTCAAATTCCGTTTATTACCATGATGGGCTTGGCTGCAGCAATCAGTGTATTTGTCGCAGTGCTTATTGCCATCATCTTTGTTCCTGCTCTGCTGGCTGTTGCTGGAGATCGGATTAGTCCGGCACGAGAAAATCGCTGGTTGCGCAAATGGTCCGGTCAAAAGAAAAATAAAACAAAAGAAAATGCCTGGGGAGGGTTGATCACTGGAAAACCGTGGTTAATTTCGATTTTATCCATAATCATTCTTAGCGTATGTACATTGCCATTCCTGCACATGCAGCTAGGCTTGCCGGATAGCGGGCTTAAATCAACCGAAACCACGGAACGAAGAGGTTATGACTTATTAGCAGAAGGTTTTGGAGCCGGCTTTAATGGTCCGCTTGTCGTTGTAGCCAAAACCAGTGACAGCAAGGACAGCCAGACCAAGATTGCAGAGGCAACGACTTACATTAAAGATATTCCCGGTGTTGCAAGTGTGTCGCCCGCTATTCCTAGCCCTTCAGGACAAGCAGCAATCATTACCGTCTTGCCTGAGACAGGACCACATGATATTCGCACAACTGAATTAGTACAAGCTATTCGGGATCAATCGAAGAACGTGCTGAAAAAAGACAACGTAGAGATTATGGTAACCGGTGGAACGGCAGTCAACATTGATATATCCGAAAAATTACAGGAGGCACTGCCTAAGTTTGCATTGCTGATCGTTGGATTGGCCTTTGTTCTGCTAATGCTTGTCTTCCGTTCAATCCTGGTTCCTATTAAAGCAGTTGCTGGCTTCTTATTCACGTTAGGTTCAACACTTGGTTTTATCGTATGGGTTATACAGGATGGATATCTTGGCAGCTTGTTCGGTATTCCAGAACCTGGTCCGGTTTTAAGTTTCCTACCTATTCTGGTGACAGGAATTTTGTTCGGATTGGCAATGGATTACGAAGTATTTCTTGTGAGCCGAATGCGTGAGGATTATACCCACACGGGTGACGCCCACCGTTCAGTAAGAAGTGGATTAACTCACAGCGGGCCCGTGGTTACAGCCGCTGGACTTATCATGATTGCTGTGTTTGCGAGCTTTATTTTTGCCGAAGATACGATCATCAAATCGATGGGTCTTGCCCTTGCTTTTGGTATCCTGGTAGATGCCTTTATCGTACGAATGACACTTGTACCTGCAGTCATGACAATACTCGGCAAACACGCTTGGTATCTGCCTAAATGGTTGGATCGACTTCTACCTAATATTGATATTGAAGGCGAATCTATTATGCAAGAAAATATGAAGGAGAACAGAGTGACACCAAACACCAAAGTTCAGACGGAGACAAACATCTAA
- a CDS encoding response regulator transcription factor: MKHKVMIVDDHWVVREGLKLILETDDNYCIVGEASEGVEALKLMESSEPDVILMDLNMPGGLGGLDTMKRMQEQGLLISVIILTTYNEDELMIEGLSLGAKGYLLKDTSRENLFRTLDSALRGETLLQPEITARLFAHQTRSLAKKTEPTLLSDKETIVLQAIARGMRSKEIAFDMGIAERTVKAHLTNIYNKLGVDSRSQAVAVAVEKGLLHL; the protein is encoded by the coding sequence ATGAAGCACAAAGTTATGATTGTGGACGACCATTGGGTTGTAAGAGAAGGTCTGAAGCTTATTCTTGAAACAGACGACAATTACTGCATTGTAGGAGAAGCGAGCGAAGGTGTTGAGGCATTAAAACTGATGGAAAGTTCAGAACCGGATGTCATTCTGATGGACCTTAACATGCCAGGGGGGCTTGGAGGACTGGATACAATGAAGCGGATGCAGGAACAAGGCCTGCTTATTTCCGTTATCATTCTTACTACATATAACGAGGACGAACTTATGATCGAAGGTTTATCCCTGGGTGCCAAAGGATATCTTCTAAAAGATACCAGCCGTGAAAACCTGTTCCGCACATTGGACTCTGCACTTCGTGGAGAGACTTTGCTTCAGCCAGAGATTACTGCCAGGTTATTTGCTCATCAGACTCGATCATTAGCCAAAAAAACGGAGCCTACCTTGCTTAGCGATAAAGAAACGATTGTTCTGCAAGCCATCGCAAGAGGGATGCGTAGTAAGGAAATTGCTTTTGATATGGGCATTGCCGAACGTACGGTGAAGGCTCATCTTACGAATATTTACAACAAACTAGGCGTGGATTCACGATCTCAAGCGGTTGCTGTCGCTGTCGAAAAGGGACTTTTGCATCTCTAA
- a CDS encoding sensor histidine kinase, giving the protein MPDGMPAILIGLIPVLIGQTVAIYFETAKVVFVAFVLYVMFCSLTLFNRTGPETALLVLLLLLMMVVVISYASLFYKQVNARVRTQNFLRELELAHQKVEELTLTSERQRMARDLHDTLAQGLAGIIMQLEAASIHQEKGNQLKAQEIIRNAMVQARQSLADARRAIDDLRTKSNPSITLSEAFHEQLERFRQATGIATEFQGELSAQLSKVQMEHILHILSESLMNIARHAQANLVTITISHNNNQFNLNIVDNGQGFNTDHIGKLHGHYGLIGIQERARLIGGSIEIHSNEEGTAIHLSVPL; this is encoded by the coding sequence ATGCCAGATGGCATGCCGGCAATTCTGATTGGTCTTATACCTGTATTAATCGGGCAAACCGTTGCGATCTATTTCGAAACAGCAAAAGTGGTTTTTGTTGCATTTGTGCTCTATGTCATGTTTTGTTCTCTAACATTATTTAATCGAACTGGGCCTGAGACGGCACTGCTTGTTTTATTACTATTGCTCATGATGGTCGTAGTCATATCTTACGCGTCATTGTTTTACAAACAAGTGAATGCACGTGTCAGAACCCAAAATTTCTTGCGGGAATTAGAGCTGGCTCACCAAAAAGTAGAGGAGCTCACACTCACTAGTGAGAGACAGCGGATGGCTAGGGACTTGCATGACACACTGGCCCAGGGGCTTGCCGGAATCATTATGCAGCTGGAGGCTGCAAGTATACATCAAGAAAAAGGGAACCAGCTCAAAGCACAGGAGATTATACGCAATGCCATGGTACAGGCCAGACAATCATTGGCGGATGCACGACGAGCAATAGATGATTTACGCACAAAATCAAACCCTTCCATCACGCTGAGCGAGGCGTTTCATGAACAACTGGAACGATTCCGACAGGCTACTGGCATTGCAACTGAATTTCAGGGAGAGCTCTCTGCACAGTTGTCCAAAGTGCAGATGGAGCATATCCTGCATATTTTGAGCGAGTCCCTTATGAATATCGCCCGTCACGCACAAGCGAACCTTGTCACGATAACTATCAGCCATAACAATAATCAGTTTAACCTGAACATCGTTGATAACGGCCAAGGATTTAACACGGATCACATCGGAAAATTACATGGCCACTACGGTTTGATTGGCATACAGGAGCGCGCCAGACTCATTGGCGGGAGTATTGAGATTCACAGTAATGAAGAAGGAACAGCTATACATTTAAGCGTTCCATTATAA
- a CDS encoding L-threonine 3-dehydrogenase, which yields MNKILVTGALGQIGSELVVKLREIYGADHVVATDLRSSSHEITRSGPFELLDVTNAKAMFEIAKRYEVDTVIHLAALLSATAEEKPLLAWNLNMGGLMNALEISRELGCQFFTPSSIGAFGPSTPKDNTPQDTIQRPNTMYGVNKVSGELLCDYYFHKYGVDTRGLRFPGLISYMTPPGGGTTDYAVEIYHAAVTAGRYTSYIAKDSNMDMMYMPDALDAIIDLMEADSSRLMHRNSFNVTAMSVDPEAIAAAIREEIPGFILDYDVDPKRQAIADSWPHSIDATAAKTEWGFHARYDLKAMTKDMLLHLSERQMLRKA from the coding sequence ATGAACAAGATTTTGGTGACCGGAGCACTGGGCCAAATCGGTTCTGAGTTAGTTGTCAAATTACGTGAAATTTATGGTGCGGATCACGTCGTTGCTACGGATCTCAGGTCATCATCTCACGAAATTACCCGATCCGGGCCATTCGAGCTGCTGGACGTGACGAATGCTAAAGCGATGTTCGAAATTGCCAAGCGATACGAAGTGGACACCGTCATTCATTTGGCTGCGCTGCTGTCGGCTACCGCAGAGGAGAAACCGCTGCTTGCCTGGAATTTGAATATGGGCGGATTGATGAATGCACTTGAAATTTCCAGGGAGCTCGGCTGCCAATTTTTCACTCCAAGCTCCATTGGAGCTTTTGGCCCTTCGACTCCGAAAGACAATACCCCGCAGGATACGATCCAGAGGCCCAATACGATGTACGGCGTAAACAAGGTGTCCGGCGAACTGCTTTGTGATTATTATTTTCACAAATACGGCGTGGATACTAGAGGGCTGCGATTCCCCGGTTTGATATCTTATATGACGCCTCCCGGTGGAGGAACGACGGATTACGCGGTGGAAATTTATCACGCAGCCGTGACGGCCGGCCGGTATACATCTTATATCGCCAAAGACTCAAACATGGACATGATGTATATGCCAGATGCCCTGGACGCTATCATTGATTTAATGGAAGCGGATTCTTCCCGGTTGATGCACCGAAACTCATTTAATGTCACCGCAATGAGTGTAGATCCAGAGGCGATCGCTGCTGCAATTCGTGAAGAGATTCCCGGCTTTATCCTCGATTATGATGTTGATCCGAAAAGACAGGCGATTGCCGATAGTTGGCCGCATTCGATTGATGCGACGGCAGCAAAAACAGAATGGGGATTTCATGCCCGCTACGACTTGAAGGCTATGACGAAGGATATGCTGTTACATCTAAGCGAAAGACAAATGCTTCGCAAAGCTTAA
- a CDS encoding glycine C-acetyltransferase, giving the protein MSSQALDQFLSSNIEDLKTKGLYNVIDTLEGANGPVIRIDGKSLVNLSSNNYLGLATDHRLIDASVKAAQTYGAGAGAVRTINGTMDLHIELEEKLARFKKTEAVIVYQSGFNCNMAAISAVMDQHDAILSDELNHASIIDGCRLSRAKVIRFKHSDMNDLRQQAKEAKESGQYHKIMVITDGVFSMDGDIAKLPEIVKIAEEFDLITYVDDAHGSGVLGAGAGTVKHFGLSDRIDFQIGTLSKAIGVVGGYVAGKKQLIEWLKLRSRPFLFSTSLPPAAIASCSAAVDILMNDKELIEKLWENGNHLKNGLSQLGYDVGQSETPITPCIIGDEVITQQFSKRLYEEGVYAKAILFPTVPKGTGRIRNMPTAAHTKEMLDQVISVYEKVGKEMKLI; this is encoded by the coding sequence ATGTCAAGTCAAGCATTGGACCAATTTTTAAGTTCGAACATTGAAGACCTCAAGACTAAAGGTCTATATAACGTCATCGATACGCTGGAGGGCGCAAATGGTCCTGTTATTCGTATCGACGGAAAGTCCCTAGTCAATTTATCTTCTAATAACTATTTGGGACTGGCAACAGATCACCGCCTGATTGATGCTTCAGTTAAGGCGGCGCAGACTTACGGGGCAGGCGCAGGGGCTGTGAGGACAATTAATGGTACGATGGATCTTCATATTGAGCTTGAAGAAAAACTGGCCCGGTTTAAAAAAACGGAAGCTGTTATCGTGTATCAATCGGGATTTAACTGTAATATGGCTGCTATATCTGCGGTAATGGACCAGCATGATGCGATTTTATCAGATGAGCTGAACCACGCCTCAATTATTGATGGCTGCCGCTTGTCGAGAGCCAAGGTGATTCGCTTTAAGCATTCGGATATGAATGATTTAAGACAGCAGGCGAAAGAGGCCAAGGAATCCGGTCAGTATCATAAAATTATGGTCATTACCGACGGGGTTTTCTCCATGGATGGTGATATAGCAAAGCTGCCCGAAATCGTGAAAATAGCAGAAGAATTCGATCTGATTACTTATGTGGATGATGCCCACGGTTCGGGCGTTCTCGGAGCAGGTGCGGGAACCGTGAAGCATTTTGGATTGTCCGATCGCATTGACTTTCAGATTGGTACTCTTTCCAAGGCGATCGGTGTTGTCGGCGGTTATGTCGCGGGTAAAAAACAACTAATTGAATGGTTGAAGCTGAGAAGCCGTCCGTTTCTGTTCTCGACATCGCTACCTCCGGCTGCAATTGCTTCTTGTAGCGCTGCTGTCGACATTCTGATGAATGACAAAGAGCTGATCGAGAAGCTGTGGGAGAACGGCAATCATTTGAAAAATGGCTTGAGCCAGCTTGGATATGATGTAGGCCAAAGCGAAACTCCGATCACACCCTGTATTATTGGTGATGAAGTAATCACCCAACAGTTTAGTAAACGGCTCTATGAAGAAGGCGTTTACGCCAAGGCAATCCTGTTTCCGACGGTCCCAAAAGGAACCGGAAGAATACGCAATATGCCGACAGCTGCCCATACCAAGGAAATGCTGGATCAAGTGATCTCTGTTTATGAGAAAGTTGGCAAGGAAATGAAGCTGATATAG
- a CDS encoding alpha/beta hydrolase: MAKVNVGAENDQPIELYYEDHGAGKPIILIHGWPLSGRSWEKQVPALIEAGYRVITYDRRGFGQSSQPWDGYDYDSFASDLHQLILHLDLHDATLVGFSMGGGEVARYVGTYGTERVSRAVFAGAVPPYLYITEDNPQGGLDDATIAEFQNGVKADRLAFLDGFTSNFFAAGDRTDLVSEPFRIYNRDIAALASPKGTLDCIAAFALTDFRQDLEKFNIPTLVIHGDSDAIVPLEVSGQRTHESIPGSRLVVIEGGPHGFNATHSDPFNAALIEFLQG, translated from the coding sequence ATGGCTAAAGTAAATGTAGGCGCTGAGAATGACCAACCAATTGAATTGTATTATGAAGATCATGGTGCGGGAAAACCAATTATTTTGATTCATGGTTGGCCTTTGAGTGGTCGATCCTGGGAAAAGCAAGTTCCTGCCCTAATTGAAGCGGGCTACCGTGTTATCACATATGACCGTCGTGGCTTCGGTCAGTCTTCTCAACCTTGGGACGGTTATGACTATGATTCTTTTGCTTCGGATTTGCATCAATTGATTTTGCATCTTGATCTGCATGATGCCACATTAGTCGGATTCTCCATGGGTGGCGGCGAAGTTGCACGGTATGTCGGAACCTACGGAACAGAACGCGTTTCCAGAGCCGTATTTGCGGGAGCGGTTCCTCCCTATCTCTATATAACTGAAGACAATCCTCAAGGAGGATTGGATGATGCAACGATTGCAGAATTTCAAAACGGGGTAAAAGCAGATCGGCTAGCATTCCTGGATGGTTTTACAAGCAACTTTTTCGCTGCTGGTGACCGTACAGACCTTGTGAGCGAACCATTCCGTATCTATAACCGTGATATTGCAGCTCTGGCTTCACCTAAAGGCACACTGGATTGTATTGCTGCCTTTGCCCTTACTGATTTCCGTCAGGATTTGGAGAAATTCAATATTCCAACACTGGTTATCCATGGCGATTCAGATGCCATCGTGCCTTTGGAGGTGAGTGGACAACGTACTCATGAATCCATCCCTGGCAGTCGTTTGGTCGTTATCGAAGGTGGACCACACGGATTTAATGCGACCCATTCTGATCCATTTAATGCAGCATTGATCGAATTTTTGCAGGGTTAG
- a CDS encoding nuclear transport factor 2 family protein, translating into MNHLTPPFTRETAIQKTRMAEDSWNSRDPHRVSLVYTEDCYWRNRSEFITGRQEIVSLLTRKWAKELDYRLIKELWSFTDNRIAVRFAYEWHDDRGHWFRSYGNENWEFADDGLMQRRFASINDMPIKEEERKFHWPLGTRPAEHPSLSELNL; encoded by the coding sequence ATGAATCATTTAACTCCCCCATTCACTCGTGAGACCGCAATCCAAAAAACGCGTATGGCTGAAGACAGCTGGAATAGCCGCGATCCTCATCGCGTCTCGCTTGTGTATACCGAAGATTGTTATTGGAGAAATCGGAGCGAATTCATAACAGGCCGCCAAGAAATTGTATCTTTACTAACTAGAAAATGGGCCAAAGAACTGGACTACCGCCTGATTAAGGAGCTTTGGTCATTTACGGATAACCGTATCGCAGTTAGATTCGCTTATGAATGGCATGATGATCGTGGCCATTGGTTCAGATCGTATGGAAACGAGAATTGGGAATTTGCTGACGACGGCTTGATGCAGCGCAGATTTGCTTCGATTAATGACATGCCGATTAAGGAAGAGGAACGTAAATTTCATTGGCCTCTCGGCACGCGTCCTGCTGAACACCCCAGCCTAAGTGAGTTAAACCTATGA
- a CDS encoding TetR/AcrR family transcriptional regulator, protein MTRTVFEKADVIPLVAEVFRELGYEGASLSKITARTRLSKGSLYYFFPGGKDEMAAEILAHIDQWFIQNIFEPLEKNEPRAAIDHMWQEVDTYFQSGQRICLVGAFALDETRDRFAAVIRQYFIRWIEALSAALVQTGISKETADQISEETIAGIQGGLTLSRALQDESFFERTLATLSQRVSNYVSKSNSGQ, encoded by the coding sequence ATGACTCGTACTGTTTTTGAAAAAGCGGATGTCATCCCTCTCGTTGCTGAGGTATTTCGAGAATTAGGTTATGAGGGCGCATCTTTAAGTAAAATTACAGCCCGTACACGTCTATCCAAAGGAAGCTTGTATTATTTCTTTCCGGGTGGAAAAGATGAGATGGCTGCTGAGATTCTTGCACATATTGATCAATGGTTTATCCAAAACATTTTTGAACCGCTCGAAAAGAATGAACCCCGGGCAGCTATTGATCATATGTGGCAAGAGGTCGATACTTACTTTCAATCCGGTCAGCGTATATGCCTTGTTGGTGCATTTGCTTTGGATGAAACAAGAGATCGATTTGCTGCTGTAATTCGGCAATATTTTATAAGATGGATTGAAGCCTTAAGCGCGGCACTAGTTCAAACAGGTATCTCTAAGGAGACTGCTGACCAAATTTCAGAGGAAACGATTGCGGGTATTCAAGGGGGATTAACTCTGAGTAGAGCACTTCAAGATGAATCCTTTTTTGAACGTACATTGGCAACTCTGTCACAACGCGTCTCAAATTATGTTTCCAAAAGCAACTCCGGGCAATGA
- a CDS encoding DinB family protein translates to MGNFVVDQLAFVRRQAVDYVRNMDDSASEIIPTGLKNNIKWNLGHMYVIHEKFAFQLTGEETKYPAHFSKLFDPGTKPSDWNIASPTLSQIIDLLNEQIERVESILSSKLKEEIHPHYKSSTGLTFTNVEQLLSFLIYHEAMHFATIKNIKSIIDSK, encoded by the coding sequence ATGGGCAATTTTGTCGTAGATCAATTGGCATTTGTTCGTCGTCAGGCAGTTGATTATGTGAGGAATATGGATGACTCTGCCTCGGAAATCATTCCAACAGGTTTGAAGAATAATATAAAATGGAATCTAGGCCACATGTATGTTATACATGAGAAGTTCGCGTTCCAACTTACAGGGGAAGAAACCAAATATCCTGCTCACTTTAGTAAGTTGTTTGATCCAGGAACTAAACCGTCTGACTGGAATATAGCGTCTCCAACGTTGTCTCAAATCATCGATTTGTTAAATGAACAGATTGAAAGGGTTGAATCGATACTTTCAAGCAAATTGAAAGAAGAAATCCATCCCCATTACAAGTCTTCTACAGGACTTACCTTTACAAATGTAGAACAATTACTGAGTTTTCTGATTTACCATGAAGCCATGCACTTTGCAACAATTAAAAATATCAAGAGCATAATTGACAGTAAGTAG
- a CDS encoding DUF421 domain-containing protein produces MPEWLEVVLRTLSAVTMLFIITKILGKRQISELSLFEYITGITLGNLVGYISLDTDTKWYLGFLAVFVWVLVSAGAEYLTLKSKKLRDIVDGSSTILIENGALNEKALKKERLTIDEFLEQLRKKDVFRVADVEFAVMEQSGDISVMLKKSINR; encoded by the coding sequence ATGCCAGAATGGTTAGAGGTTGTACTACGGACGTTATCTGCTGTAACGATGCTGTTTATCATCACCAAAATTTTAGGTAAACGGCAAATATCTGAATTATCGTTGTTTGAGTACATAACGGGTATCACTTTGGGAAATTTGGTGGGTTACATTTCATTGGATACAGATACCAAGTGGTATTTGGGATTTTTAGCGGTGTTTGTATGGGTACTGGTATCGGCAGGAGCCGAGTATTTAACGTTGAAAAGTAAAAAACTTCGGGACATTGTGGACGGGAGTTCAACCATTCTCATTGAAAATGGGGCACTGAATGAAAAAGCATTAAAGAAAGAACGGCTGACGATTGATGAATTCCTGGAGCAGCTTCGTAAAAAAGATGTGTTTCGCGTTGCAGATGTCGAATTTGCAGTCATGGAACAGAGTGGGGATATTAGTGTGATGTTAAAAAAGAGTATCAACCGCTAA
- a CDS encoding iron-siderophore ABC transporter substrate-binding protein → MLHIKKYFRVTLLLLLISTLFLNGCGIGESTSVTQSDSNASHSEESAPDHSISILNKAGETTIIGEPKKIAVLNWQLADFLLALDIKPYARTNFMGETNLEYLEKDALEGVIDLGDKPNLEVLSQSNPDLIIGWESRREIYDQLTKIAPTILTNETDDWRKSLQELGSMLGKTKEAEEWLAQYDQKAAASKQMLTSKIDPAETVLYMRVMPKVLRIYSSTQSLGATLSQDTGLQYLPQTDSIQNFENISIEQLPELNPDHIFIQVGRPVRGEDQEAKKIYEELTQSSIWNNMKAMKKKQVYTVPHWIISDAPHIKEKSIDLVLEKLGVNE, encoded by the coding sequence TTGTTACATATAAAAAAATACTTCAGAGTTACTTTACTTCTACTGCTAATTAGTACTCTTTTCCTTAATGGTTGTGGTATAGGGGAAAGTACAAGCGTTACGCAGAGTGATTCTAATGCAAGTCATAGTGAAGAAAGCGCACCCGATCATTCCATATCTATCCTGAATAAAGCAGGGGAAACAACGATCATTGGGGAGCCCAAAAAGATTGCAGTATTAAATTGGCAACTAGCTGATTTTCTCTTAGCCTTGGACATCAAACCCTATGCGAGGACAAACTTTATGGGAGAGACGAACCTTGAGTATTTGGAAAAAGATGCATTAGAGGGTGTGATTGATCTTGGAGATAAGCCCAATCTTGAAGTACTCTCTCAGAGCAATCCGGATTTAATTATCGGTTGGGAGAGCCGAAGAGAGATTTATGACCAGTTGACCAAAATTGCACCCACAATCCTTACAAATGAAACGGATGATTGGCGTAAATCTTTGCAGGAACTCGGAAGCATGCTTGGCAAAACGAAGGAGGCGGAGGAATGGTTAGCTCAGTATGATCAAAAGGCAGCTGCTTCAAAACAAATGCTTACCTCAAAAATTGATCCTGCTGAAACTGTCCTCTATATGCGTGTAATGCCTAAGGTCCTTCGAATTTACAGCTCAACTCAATCCTTGGGAGCGACGCTATCTCAAGATACAGGCCTACAATATTTGCCTCAAACCGATTCGATCCAAAATTTCGAGAATATTTCAATTGAACAGCTGCCTGAGCTAAATCCAGATCATATATTTATTCAAGTTGGGCGCCCTGTGCGTGGCGAAGATCAAGAAGCTAAAAAGATATATGAGGAATTAACTCAAAGTTCGATCTGGAACAACATGAAGGCAATGAAGAAGAAACAAGTGTATACCGTACCTCACTGGATCATTAGCGATGCTCCCCATATTAAAGAGAAATCAATTGATCTTGTGTTAGAAAAGCTGGGCGTAAACGAGTGA